One region of Maylandia zebra isolate NMK-2024a linkage group LG10, Mzebra_GT3a, whole genome shotgun sequence genomic DNA includes:
- the gusb gene encoding beta-glucuronidase, translating into MSVPGSFSVLRVLWLLSVFGTVLPLDGGMLFPQESSFREVKELNGLWDFRADGSPNRNEGFEKAWYKRRLTETGPVIEMPVPASYNDITQDPTLRDFIGWVWYEREVFVPARWISDEGTRVVLRVGSAHYYSIVWVNGEKVTEHEGGHLPFEAEISSLIRKEPTKPCRITIAVNNTLTLETLPPGTIQYMNDSSRYPDGFFVQNIDFDFFNYAGIHRSVLLYTTPKVHVDDISVETNFMDNTGLVRYKVSVQGGFNNTLNITLMDKDGHFVASSNGSSGGLKVVDVKLWWPYLMHENPGYLYSMKVHLIAVSETSTYEDEYTLPVGIRTINVTNTQFLINNKPFYFHGVNKHEDSDIRGRGFDWPLIVKDFNLMKWLGVNSFRTSHYPYAEEILQMCDRHGIVVIDECPGVGIKDIRSFRNASLSHHLVVMDELVRRDKNHPSVVMWSVANEPASEMPPAEFYFKTLIEHTKALDQTRPVTYVTIAAADMDKGGPYVDVVCANSYFAWYFDQGRLDIIPLQLSTHFENWYRKYQRPIIQSEYGADAVPGLHMDPPMMFTEEYQNALLQSYHDVFDQKRNQYFVGELIWNFADFMTSQGIYRVVGNKKGIFTRQRQPKAAAFLLRKRYWRLANETGRLLPD; encoded by the exons ATGTCTGTACCTGGAAGCTTCTCGGTGCTCCGTGTGTTGTGGCTGCTATCAGTGTTTGGCACGGTGCTCCCGCTGGACGGCGGCATGCTCTTTCCCCAGGAGTCCTCCTTCAGAGAGGTGAAGGAGCTGAACGGGCTGTGGGATTTCAGGGCTGACGGGTCCCCCAACAGGAACGAGGGCTTCGAGAAGGCTTGGTACAAACGTCGGCTGACAGAG ACGGGCCCAGTGATTGAAATGCCAGTTCCTGCCAGCTACAATGACATCACACAGGACCCCACACTGAGAGATTTCATTGGCTGGGTGTGGTATGAGCGAGAGGTGTTCGTGCCGGCCCGCTGGATCTCCGATGAGGGAACAAGAGTGGTTCTTAGAGTGGGAAGTGCTCACTATTACTCAATAGTG TGGGTGAATGGAGAGAAAGTGACAGAGCATGAAGGTGGCCACCTTCCTTTTGAGGCAGAGATTAGTAGTTTAATCCGCAAGGAACCAACAAAGCCATGCAGAATCACCATCGCGGTAAACAACACCCTAACTTTGGAGACTCTTCCTCCAGGCACCATCCAGTACATGAATGACAGCAGCAG GTATCCTGATGGGTTTTTTGTGCAAAACATTGACTTTGATTTCTTCAACTATGCTGGGATTCATCGTTCTGTACTGTTGTATACTACTCCTAAAGTGCATGTGGATGACATCTCAGTGGAGACCAACTTCATGGATAACACtg GTCTCGTCAGATACAAAGTATCTGTTCAAGGTGGCTTCAACAACACTCTGAACATTACTCTAATGGACAAAGATGGCCACTTTGTGGCCTCCTCCAATGGGTCATCTGGAGGGCTTAAAGTGGTAGATGTGAAGCTGTGGTGGCCGTACTTGATGCACGAGAATCCAGGTTACCTTTATTCTATGAAG GTCCACCTAATTGCAGTCAGTGAGACATCAACATATGAGGATGAGTATACTCTGCCAGTTGGTATCCGCACAATAAACGTTACCAACACCCAGTTCCTCATTAACAACAAGCCATTTTATTTCCATGGGGTCAATAAGCATGAGGACTCTGAC ATTCGTGGTAGAGGCTTTGACTGGCCCCTAATTGTAAAGGACTTTAATTTAATGAAGTGGTTAGGGGTCAACTCATTCCGTACCAGCCACTATCCCTATGCTGAGGAGATCCTGCAGATGTGTGACCGTCATGGGATTGTGGTGATAGATGAGTGCCCAGGTGTTGGCATCAAAGACAT TCGCAGTTTTCGAAACGCCTCTCTGTCTCACCACTTGGTTGTCATGGACGAGCTTGTGCGCCGGGACAAGAACCATCCCTCTGTGGTCATGTGGTCGGTAGCCAATGAGCCCGCCTCAGAGATGCCTCCTGCTGAATTTTATTTCAA GACTTTGATTGAGCACACCAAAGCTCTGGACCAAACCCGACCTGTCACTTACGTCACAATCGCTGCAGCTGACATGGACAAAGGG gGTCCCTATGTAGATGTAGTGTGTGCAAACAGTTACTTTGCCTGGTATTTTGATCAAGGCCGGTTGGATATCATTCCTCTTCAGCTGAGCACTCATTTTGAAAACTGGTACAGAAAGTACCAGAGACCCATCATCCAGAGTGAATATGGAGCAGATGCAGTTCCAGGGCTTCACATG GATCCACCCATGATGTTCACTGAGGAGTACCAGAATGCTCTCCTGCAGAGCTACCATGATGTGTTCGACCAGAAGAGGAATCAGTATTTCGTTGGTGAACTCATCTGGAACTTTGCAGACTTCATGACATCACAAG GAATCTATCGTGTGGTGGGGAACAAGAAGGGTATTTTCACCCGGCAAAGGCAGCCCAAGGCAGCAGCGTTCCTCTTGAGGAAGAGGTACTGGAGGCTGGCTAATGAGACGGGCAGACTGCTTCCTGACTGA